A window of the Lactuca sativa cultivar Salinas chromosome 7, Lsat_Salinas_v11, whole genome shotgun sequence genome harbors these coding sequences:
- the LOC111915062 gene encoding uncharacterized protein LOC111915062: MGSLALISKGKGVGEEEPETDLSDNDLTSEEYALMISNPKRFTRKKFPTTKNRNWQGSYSSEKPKDENKSTPLRDEGKNKKSKLENTDEDEFGGVEIWSTDSEDEELHLDCEMGKKIHKMILPFLEFKEDEIDADCYKCEFIVSSDETSDAYRIGLEKIEYFIKSKHHKDMLKNLLDENDRLKIKTETESDTSEISVEDEVDYSEFVKTEPKLIKVLISENSVEFARISQNKPKILNAKATVYPKVQTVPNKVFQGQWSEQNLNSGTDFACIHDEKFDYEWYIDSGCSCHMTGRKEELREFRALKDGGNVKYGNNSFGTIKDYGMMSNGDFSIQKVAYVEGLQHNLISVYQWVVGTSLKVSFDDEGSEIIEKETKVVLLKSLLEVSPRSLTNW, from the exons ATGGGGTCATTGGCTCTCATCTCAAAAGGCAAGGGTGTTGGAGAGGAAGAACCAGAAACTGATCTTTCTGACAATGATCTGACAAGTGAAGAATATGCCTTGATGATTTCAAACCCCAAACGGTTTACAAGAAAGAAATTCCCTACcactaagaaccgaaactggcagggaagttatagttccgaGAAACCAAAAGATGAGAATAAAAGCACTCCTCTTAGGGATGAAGGGAAGAACAAGAAAAGCAAGCTG GAAAATACAGATGAAGATGAGTTTGGAGGAGTGGAGATTTGGTCAACTGACTCTGAGGATGAGGAG TTACATTTAGATTGTGAGATGGGTAAAAAGATTCACAAAATGATCTTACCTTTCCTTGAATTCAAGGAAGACGAGATTGATGCTGATTGTTACAAGTGTGAATTTATCGTCTCTTCAGACGAAACCTCTGATGCTTACAGAATTGGACTAgaaaaaattgaatattttattAAGTCCAAACACCATAAGGACATGTTGAAAAATTTGCTTGATGAAAATGACAGGTTGAAAATCAAGACTGAAACT GAAAGTGATACGAGCGAAATATCTGTAGAAGATGAGGTTGACTATTCCGAGTTTGTGAAAACTGAACCCAAACTTATAAAAGTCCTGATTTCTGAAAACTCAGTCGAGTTCGCTCGCATTTCTCAgaataagccaaaaattttgaATGCAAAAGCTACGGTATATCCTAAAGTCCAAACGGTCCCAAATAAAGTTTTTCAAGGTCAATGGAGTGAACAAAACTTAAACAGTGGAACTGACTTCGCTT GTATTCATGACGAGAAGTTTGACtacgaatggtatattgacagtggctgctcatgtcacatgactGGGAGAAAGGAAGAGTTGAGGGAGTTTCGCGCTCTGAAAGATGGAGGAAATGTAAAGTATGGTAACAACTCATTTGGAACGATCAAAGACTATGGGATGATGTCTAATGGAGATTTCTCAATACAGAAGGTGGCTTATGtcgaaggactacaacacaacctgaTTAGTGTCTATCAATGGGTTGTGGGAACTAGCTTGAAAGTAAGCTTTGATGacgaaggttctgaaattatagAGAAGGAAACGAAAGTTGTTCTCTTGAAGTCCCTGTTGGAAGTGTCcccaaggtcattaactaattggtga